The following DNA comes from Camelina sativa cultivar DH55 chromosome 14, Cs, whole genome shotgun sequence.
aaaatgcatatcaaaatataaagaaaaaacacatatttttttgtattcgtaaaaaattaaaaaaaaaaatatatattgaataatattttagttattagattcaaggagtaatttaataaataaatatatatatatatatatttaatttcaatggcacatttataaataaaatgattagtaGAGGATTAAGAAGTGATTCAAATAGTAGTAAATAGTGAAAGTGTGTATTTTGCcaattttaaatagtgaatgtactaATTGttcaattaagttttaaaaatatactaaaactCCAATTATACCTTGAAACACGAAGAATAGTTTTCTAGGtgtgacaatatatatatatagactataatttaaaattttaattcaactTGTGGGTTTTCATAGAAGCGACGGAGCTTATTTAGGCCACACGACtgttcatatttttgtttactagtttttgatttttttttcgtcaaatagttatatattaattatgtaaatcatTACACATCAATTCTTCTAATTTTATAGGCGGATTAACAGTACCAGAATAGAAATCATCAactaaatacaaatttttagcTAGATAATCCCCAACACGATTACAAAAATGATTCACATAATTAAgggaaattaaattatttttttttgctcaaagaTGAATGTCTTGCTCCATATATTCGATCTCGGTCGATGAGATATTCCATTTATTACTTTAATTGACACCTCATATTATAGTACTGTATTATTGAATACAAACCCCAGCTCAAAACCTAGAGAAATTTACAAAaacttacaatatatatatatatatatagcagttTTGCATGAACACTAAACAAAATGTAAAGTAtgtattgataaaaaaaaacatagttctatatttttttttataacataatgCAAAGTCTAAAAGGTAAGAACATTATATTGTAAACATAACAAACACAACATTGTTTTATCACCTAAGTTTTCTGATTTTGTCTTACGtttgaaattttgaagattcaaaaattaaaaacaatatcatATTAACCTCTTCTAAGGTCTTCAAAATCAGTAAAATTTGACATATGTTATTGTTAAATTTCACATAGTAAATTTTCAtagtaaattttcaaatggctttatcaaaatatataatagtttcaATTCATTACATCAAGATAAGTTtagactttatatatatatactagtatccAACCCGTACTACTACGTATGggcaacaaaattattaaagaaaaaaaaactttttaaaagtaaatcatttattaataaaattacatattatatatttaaaggggataaaaatagaaaataaaagttgttaacAAAACTGAAATTGATTTGTATTACTTCATAACAAAAATGCTTTACCTATTTCACGTATGGATTACCATTCTCAGCTCATAATGATAAGTTAAACTCAATCTGAACAAAAGCAAtgttacttttatattttaaaacaaatcatgAAAATTACCTTATACTCTTTTTTGCTGTCATTAATATGATCAGATGTATAAGTAAGCATCACTTGTAAAATATGAGCAACACCAAACCCTCTAGAGCAATATTTTACTTTGGGTTTGAAATCAATAGTATTTGAATTAAATTGAACTTAAATTGAATGTGAAATTATGATATAGTGGATTTTATTAGTGTTTCaaagtataaatattaattaacataaagGTTAATTATTTAGAAACAAAATTGGGCGAAAATGAAATGATAATAATTAATGACATACAATACTTGGTTAGCACTACCATAATTACATTGGCTCCTTTTATGTGAGGAACATCATGAGAGACATAATTGAGGTAAACTTCTAAAGACTACATATGTAATACTCTGTTCATGAATGTTTTTCAGTTATACTTGAAAGAAAGTTATGTTGAGATGTTGTTAAGAGACAAGATGTGTTCTATCTTCGAACTTGATACGTTTTCGACCTAAATCGTGGAACTTGACACGAATTTtgccaaacaaaaaagaaaaaaaacagaaaaactattttaaagtaaaaataattataatattgattatttattttaaatatttgaaatattgtaaatttaaagTAGAGTTAGTTGccattttcaaattattatatgacataccaaaacaagaattttttatttaaatgattcAGATGacgttttaattaaaaaaaacgatgGATTTTAAAGTGATGTCATTTTATAGTTATTTCCAATCAATAAAACGAcgtagttttaaaatatataacatccCAACTGGGGGTTTCTGAATCGGTGGATCTTAAACTTCGGGTTGCAATTTGGAAGAACCCTACAGTTCTCTTCTTCCCCCACAAATTTATAATCCCTTCTTGCAATTGGATTCGAATTCCTCCGTTGATCCTAATATCGAATTGATCTTAAACAGATTCTAATGGGTCCGAAGAAGTCTGAAGGAATCGCTTTACTATCTGTTTACAGTGATGAGGATGACGAAGAGATGGAAGAcgccgaggaagaagaagaagaagaagagcagatAAATCAGGAAGAGAGTGGAAAACGAATCGAAGAAGATCAGGTAGAAGAAGCGAATTATATGGATGAAGAGAGaggtagaggaggaggaggaggagaagattcTAGAACGCCGAGGTTGTTAGATGGTGGTGGAGCTTCTAGTGCTCATGCGACGCCTCGGTCACTTGATAACAACGATGAATCACCGAGAGCTGATTGGAGTAATCGAATTGCGGATGGTGAGAGAGCTGATGATGCTTTCGGGGAAAGTAGTGATGCCTTACTGGATCAGTTTCTTCCGCCTCCGCCGAGAGAGAAGTGCTCTGAGGAGCTGCAAGTAAGTTTCtagatgatgatcatcatgttTTTAACTTCTCATTATGGAAATTTATAGACATGAATGTAGGCAAGAACTTATTAGTGTGTTGTTTGGGGTCTCTTAGGTTGGATATAACATACCTCTAAGCTGCTTGTGATTCATTTAGAGCTCGTATTAGTGCTTTACTGTTTCTATCTTTTAAATTTAGGTTCAtgtttttgggtttggttctggGTCAATTTGCAATCTATACTGAATCATTGCTTGTAGAGGTTTGTAGACATGAATGTAAGCAAGATATATACAACTCTTCAGTGTATCCTTTGAGGTCTCTTGGTACTTCTGGTTGGATACAAGTCAAATAACAGTCCTCTAAGCtgattagtttgtgatttaGTTACAGAGCTTGGTCTGATACATATTTTTCGGATGTGTTTGCAGAGGAAAATAGATAAGTTTCTGAGCTTGAAAAAGATGGGGAAAAGTTTCAATGCAGAAGTGCGGAATAGAAAGGAGTACAGGAATCCAGACTTCCTTTTACATGCCGTAAGTTACCAAGACATTGATCAGGCAGGTTCCTGTTTCAGTAAAGATGTATTCGACCCCAATGGATATGATCCAAGTGACTTCTGCGATGCATTAGGTGACTCCACTTTCTAgtagcttcttccttttttgttctcttttataGAAGATTAATAAGAGCAATCTGAATCTATTTCTTCTACTGTTCCTCTACTTCAAGACTCTTTGTCGCAGTAAGAAGcatctttaatatatttggCCATAATTTCGATACTCTGTTCAGTATTATGCAGTCATTGTAACTTAGTATTTCACCATGTAAGATATGGGTCGCTAGTTATTACCATATTCTGTGTTCTGCGTATTTTTAATGCTTTATAACGATCCTTATTTATGTGTTAATTACAGAAGTTGACATGAAGCATGAGAGGGAAAGGAAGGAGCAAGAAAGCAAGAAGAACCAAAAGCTTGACTTTGTTTCTGTTGGTTCTCAACCTGGTACGGTTTTTGCTGCTCAGAAGCCTAACATCCCCATTCCAGGTGTGTAAAAATGAGTAGGTGTCAGTTTGGTTCGTTATATATCTCAGCTACATCTCTGcaagatttgatggatttttggaatttgaatttttggttCAGGTATTCCAGCTTTAGTTCCTAGTGGATTGCCTTCCATACCAACCGAAATCGCTGCTCGTGATGGTAGACCGAACAAGAAATCCAAATGGGATAAGGTTTGTTATCAGATCCAAATATCTAGAATGAGACTCTATGATGATTGCGGTCTACTTTGTTCTTTGCTTATTTTATTCATGTGTTTATGATTAAATCAGGTTGATGGGGACGTAAAGAATCCTCCTCTAGCAGCCGGGACTCAGGATTCCCTATCCTCAATCCGGCCTAATGTAGCTCTTGTATCTGCTACCAGTGCTGGTTCTGGATACTCAGCTTTTGCGTAAGTTGTTCTTTCTATAGTTTATTCATAAAATTATAGAATCTTTAGCCACTCCTCAGTAGATAAGTCGGAGATGATCATTTGATAGTTAATCGAAGTTATGTGTTTATATATCTGAATTATACAGGCAACAACGGAGACGAGAGGTGGAAGGACGGAGATCTTCCGAGGGGAAATTGGAGAGAAGAAGTTAAGACATAGCCAGGACGATTCTGTTATATGTTGTGATTCTTGTAGCGAGAAATTCTAAGGAGGTTCTAAGTCCAATGTTTAATAGCGAGTACAAACTTAGAATCAATGATATACGGTGCCTTCATTCTTTTTTGTACTAAAGGAAATTTTCAGACCAAACACTAGTTGTTTTAGTTTCAAAGGATCAAAATTTACACATACACTCAGGACATCTCGGCTGTCTATAAATGCTGCGTCCGTAAGGTCTAAAACGAAGCTTTTGACCTTCCTCTACCATTTTTCTCACACGATCTTCGAAGATCTTCCACTTAATTGTTTCACTGTCTGATAAGATTGCAGCAAGCCTCTTCTTGTTAGGCCTCAATGTTGGCGCCTGACCATTCCCGTAGTATGTTCTAAATCCAGACACTAGGGAAGATAGTTGACTCCCAGAATCAGTCATTGCAAAGACATCTGATGCTGCACAAGCTATGAAATCCAGGGCAGCTAGCTGCAAAACAGATCCCCGAAACATCGAAATGAAGTCTAGGCAAGAACAGACTTCAagattgtttaaacttttacCTGAGAAGAGAAGTTCTTGAATGGTGCGAGTTCTTGAGGTGTAAGGAGAGTTTCTTTGGTCACGATATTCGGGTATAGTCTTGTTAAAGGAAGCATACGAGAAGAGCCTCCATATATCTGAGAACCAgccaagtatatatatgttcctCTCTTGAATCCAAGACCAGCAAGAACTAAAGTTGCTTCCTCTGGTGTTAATGGACACTTGCCCGTTTTTCTCAACTCTTCTGGAGAAACAGAcctacaaaaaaataagaaacaagattTAAAGAACACTGAAGAGGGAAAAGGAATAGTTGTTGCTTTTATATCTTTGAATTGTTTCTTACTTTGATTTCTTCAAACGTTCGAGGAGAAGAGGGAAATGCTCTTCTCGGTAAGCTTGAAGCTCTTTACGCTCGGTTTCACCTCCTCCAAAATCGCAAAGAGAGTAAGCAACCATGTCTTCCTCAAACCTTAAATGTAAAGCGAGATACTTCAATggtttttcttctcctttaacAGTATTTTTCGCCATAGGTTCATTAAGCAATGCTTCTTCCAGTCTGCTATGTGATATCTTGAATCTTCTTATCCGTTTCACCAACAGAGATCCAGCTTCTTGAATCTTGGGCCCAAATTTCAGCGCGTGAAAGTTGCATTTACATCGTAATCTCTaagaaccaaagaaagaaaacatatcaCTTCTAAGAACCAAAGTGAGTGTActctaattatatatacatcatcttttatatatatatgcacctGAACATCGAAAGGCAATGGATCAAATCCGAGGCGATTCCCGTATCCAAAAAGATGAACCATTCCATACTTCTTTAACAAAGGAAGGACGTGCTCGATGTAATCGACTGGCTTTGCCTCTTTTACAAGCTCTGTATCAGTAACctatgaagaaagaaacaaacattatGATTTTGAAACTCCAATACATAAAAccggagaaaagaaaaaaagagagaatgcaAAAACATACCAAGCTAAGATTCTTGCTATCAGTAGATTTTAGATGTTGTGGAAGATCCTTTACTATATCCACATCATCTTTCAAAGACTCGATGAAACGGTCTTCGTGGTATATATCACCAAATTGGCTGCAATTAATATACGAAATATCAagtaatcaacaaaaaaaaactctttatatGAGTTTTGAAGTCTTTGATGAGTTTAAGATACCTAGGATCTTTCCACACGTTACTGTAAAGAAACCGAGGAAGAACTAGCGTCGCGTTGAGCAGAGCTGCAACTGCAACAGCGTTACAGATCTGCAAGAAAACTAACACAATCACTATACATACATACTTTCTTGATGAATCAaataatctaattaattattagtgtGGTACATATACTTACAGCTACACGCTGTTGATTAAGGCCACCATTTGCACTAACCATGATGTAACCATTGCTTAATTCTCTTGACCTCTCTAATGCCACAGCTGCTTTGTTATTGTCAGCACAAGGCTCCCACTGTGATGACTTTGAAAATCTTTCCTCTCGGAAATTTGGTGAATCGGGTTTGAATTCGTTCTTGTAACACAATTGGTAACAGAATTTATTATAATGATTCAAACACATAACAAATCTAATGTTTTACATTTTCACTAACCTTTGCAAGAGAATCTGAAGCTAAGTTTAGAAGACGGCTATACATTTGCACTGGTGAAGCATCTTGAGTTCCATCATTCTTCGTTTACAAACACGGAAAGGGAATAAAGCCGATAAGAAACAATAACGATGGACTTTATtgtaaaaagaattataaagaaGATGGATTATTTTCAAACCTTATGCAGAGTCACATTGCTCAACCTTGAAATGTTCTGCACCGCAGCGGCACTACTATCTGAATGAAAGATCGAAACCATGATTGAATCGATACAGAAAATGAAACC
Coding sequences within:
- the LOC104741517 gene encoding SAP30-binding protein-like yields the protein MGPKKSEGIALLSVYSDEDDEEMEDAEEEEEEEEQINQEESGKRIEEDQVEEANYMDEERGRGGGGGEDSRTPRLLDGGGASSAHATPRSLDNNDESPRADWSNRIADGERADDAFGESSDALLDQFLPPPPREKCSEELQRKIDKFLSLKKMGKSFNAEVRNRKEYRNPDFLLHAVSYQDIDQAGSCFSKDVFDPNGYDPSDFCDALEVDMKHERERKEQESKKNQKLDFVSVGSQPGTVFAAQKPNIPIPGIPALVPSGLPSIPTEIAARDGRPNKKSKWDKVDGDVKNPPLAAGTQDSLSSIRPNVALVSATSAGSGYSAFAQQRRREVEGRRSSEGKLERRS
- the LOC104741516 gene encoding uncharacterized protein At1g04910-like; translation: MGKQDSPRSPRPGTIDKEEKFGRRSLDSLSGIDLLLGRRVYGSEVSKAPGSKHDQSCGSSNKFSYSWKKQHSWLRRNFKSILMMISVTGFIFCIDSIMVSIFHSDSSAAAVQNISRLSNVTLHKNDGTQDASPVQMYSRLLNLASDSLAKNEFKPDSPNFREERFSKSSQWEPCADNNKAAVALERSRELSNGYIMVSANGGLNQQRVAICNAVAVAALLNATLVLPRFLYSNVWKDPSQFGDIYHEDRFIESLKDDVDIVKDLPQHLKSTDSKNLSLVTDTELVKEAKPVDYIEHVLPLLKKYGMVHLFGYGNRLGFDPLPFDVQRLRCKCNFHALKFGPKIQEAGSLLVKRIRRFKISHSRLEEALLNEPMAKNTVKGEEKPLKYLALHLRFEEDMVAYSLCDFGGGETERKELQAYREEHFPLLLERLKKSKSVSPEELRKTGKCPLTPEEATLVLAGLGFKRGTYIYLAGSQIYGGSSRMLPLTRLYPNIVTKETLLTPQELAPFKNFSSQLAALDFIACAASDVFAMTDSGSQLSSLVSGFRTYYGNGQAPTLRPNKKRLAAILSDSETIKWKIFEDRVRKMVEEGQKLRFRPYGRSIYRQPRCPECMCKF